Proteins co-encoded in one Echeneis naucrates chromosome 22, fEcheNa1.1, whole genome shotgun sequence genomic window:
- the asxl2 gene encoding putative Polycomb group protein ASXL2 isoform X1, producing MRERQKKKKGRTWAEAAKTVLEKYPNTPMSHKEILQVIQRERLKEISGTSPLACLNAMLHTNSRGEEGIFYKVPGRMGVYTLKKDISDVAKELSEEGSEESSDNLSDSRSSENNSNAITQESRRGRWMRRVPSKLQSQPSSPQPRCSSPSVPTSKLISPSQKHSKKALKQALKQQQQRNQRRQGGMPTTSSPRLLLKTIKDMADNITTKTDLCHPVVPRKVSQRAGRLNAGQIKRTKCKIDVETPDSILVNTNLRAIINKHTFSVLPPDCQQRLLKLLPEVDRQACMDGLLKVTSSALNNEFFTSAAQSWKERLAEGEFTPELQLRMRQEVEKEKKVEHWKEAFFENYYGENSGLSYEESKELTKADLNQESVRFQSPPDQTEPAAQALEETKGTKDSSQPDAIAKDMKPTQTSSPLRAPAVCITEPMKTRRSQYTEDCKLSTTAQAEPTPAVRTSEVERQAERSTTGSLPEKDEVKEEKTGLSQSPVKMSPTPKVSSELKEDQPTSAIKPAVESEEAISEPGGPSEPLKRKSLSETEGELTPEKRPRMSSVSSVSSVSSVSPPASCMSSPATPTSNTNQRVPPLKIPVSRILPLPVSPSQVSPRTPLPGPLSSPGRTGARTLADIKAKAQLARAQRAAAAAVSTASKGAVLCLGQGGGSGEQAQPSPSPSPTSPQAPSRLTATSSNTQSSTPSPRPLDSFCPLSPNRSQVSYSSKPDDIQKGYCGGTVSAGHHGILKSSNSSAQSSSVHTPKGQENLSPTGSVARTSSCIPANNPLVTQLLQGKEVPLEQILPKPLSKVEVKVSNSASGRKGKTAHSAEHRGDKQMSHQFNASGQTGVFSEQHSRHHRELPDKETQEQILQALMQRKVQQNQPYSCLEPQRPQFQGHQLVHTGSHQNQSRICVGFLGRKRMPKPAMTGHYLLNVSTYGRGPESKRMHQSAIPNTSVFGLKRESVEGEDMVKEEEPAQKVFSPVSGMKTEQLGYSLTKSEEAVSFQHCSHIKTESGSEDNAAGTDNSSSAIAKDTSPFSQLHRRHLLLCNSNQGNSEPYLTPVDPSHQQSSAFQTQRALDSQEPVVASCFGGTISMSVPHTLTHNTAGSGVSASSSEADSGGVHGSVMSFSVTVTTIPAGHSLEHSNQGEASPEQSFIEQANMEDVQSKCYCRLKAMIMCKGCGAFCHDDCIGPSKLCVSCLVVR from the exons ATGAGGGAGcggcagaagaaaaagaagggcaGGACGTGGGCGGAAGCCGCCAAAACG GTTTTGGAGAAATACCCAAATACACCAATGAGCCATAAAGAGATCTTGCAGGTGATCCAAAGAGAAAGGCTTAAAGAAATAAG TGGAACCTCGCCGCTGGCATGTCTGAATGCAATGCTGCACACAAACTCTCGTGGTGAGGAGGGGATCTTTTACAAAGTTCCAGGCAGAATGGGAGTCTACACTTTAAAG AAGGACATCTCAGATGTGGCAAAGGAGCTGTCTGAGGAGGGCTCTGAGGAGAGCAGTGACAATCTTTCTGACTCCCgaagctcagaaaacaacagcaatgcTATCACtcaagagagcaggagaggacgGTGGATGCGGAGAG TTCCCTCCAAACTGCAGTCACAGCCGTCATCTCCGCAGCCTCGGTGTTCGTCGCCCTCTGTCCCCACCAGTAAGCTCATCTCTccctcacagaaacacagcaagaAAGCTTTGAAACAG GccttgaagcagcagcagcagagaaaccaaCGCAGACAGGGGGGGATGCCAACCACCTCCAGTCCCAGACTGCTTTTGAAAACCATCAAAGATATGGCTGACAACATTACTACAAAGACTG ACTTATGCCACCCAGTTGTACCAAGGAAGGTCTCCCAGAGAGCAGGTCGCCTTAATGCAG GGCAGATAAAACGTACAAAGTGTAAAATAGATGTGGAGACTCCAGACTCCATTCTGGTTAACACCAACCTGCGGGCAATCATCAACAAGCACACTTTCTCAGTCCTGCCTCCTGACTGCCAGCAGAGGCTGCTCAAACTTCTTCCTGAAGTTGACCGACAG GCTTGCATGGATGGACTCCTCAAGGTCACTAGCTCTGCCTTAAACAATGAGTTTTTTACGTCAGCAGCACAGTCGTGGAAAGAGAGGCTGGCTGAAG GGGAATTCACTCCAGAGTTGCAGCTACGGATGCGTCAAGAAGttgagaaggaaaagaaagttgAGCACTGGAAGGAGGCCTTCTTTGAAAACTATTATGGTGAAAA CTCTGGGCTCAGCTATGAGGAATCCAAAGAATTGACGAAGGCTGATCTGAATCAGGAGTCTGTCAGATTCCAGTCTCCCCCTGATCAGACAGAACCTGCTGCTCAAGCACTTGAGGAAACCAAGGGCACAAAGGACAGCAGCCAGCCTGATGCCATTGCTAAAGACATGAAGCCAACACAGACATCATCTCCTCTCAGGGCACCGGCAGTCTGCATCACAGAACCCATGAAGACACGGCGCTCACAATACACTGAGGATTGCAAGTTGAGCACAACGGCACAGGCTGAGCCAACACCTGCGGTGAGAACATCAGAGGTGGAGAGACAGGCTGAACGAAGTACAACTGGTTCACTGCCTGAGAAAGACgaagtgaaggaggaaaaaactgGACTCTCCCAGTCGCCTGTGAAGATGAGCCCTACACCAAAGGTTAGTTCAGAGTTAAAAGAGGATCAGCCAACGTCTGCAATTAAGCCTGCTGTGGAGAGCGAAGAGGCCATTTCTGAGCCTGGAGGCCCCTCAGAACCTCTAAAAAGGAAATCTCTCAGTGAGACGGAGGGTGAATTGACACCAGAGAAAAGGCCCCGTATGTCCTCAGTGTCTTCAGTCTCTTCAGTCTCCTCTGTATCTCCCCCAGCATCATGCATGTCTAGCCCTGCTACACCAACGTCAAATACAAATCAAAGGGTTCCACCACTGAAG ATCCCAGTGTCACGAATTCTTCCACTTCCTGTGTCACCAAGCCAAGTCTCACCCAGGACTCCGCTTCCAGGCCCACTAAGCAGCCCAGGCCGCACTGGTGCTCGCACATTGGCCGACATTAAAGCAAAAGCTCAGCTAGCTCGAGCACAACGAGCAGCGGCTGCAGCAGTATCAACTGCATCGAAGGGAGCAGTGCTGTGCCTGGGGCAAGGTGGAGGCAGTGGTGAGCAGGCACAGCCGTCACCCAGCCCCAGCCCAACATCTCCGCAGGCACCATCCAGGTTAACAGCCACCAGCAGCAACACTCAGAGCAGTACACCTTCTCCTCGCCCACTAGATTCATTTTGCCCACTTAGCCCAAACAGGTCTCAGGTATCTTATTCAAGCAAACCTGATGACATACAGAAAGGTTATTGTGGTGGGACTGTCAGTGCAGGACACCATGGCATCCTAAAGAGTTCAAATTCATCAGCACAGTCTTCCTCTGTGCACACACCGAAGGGACAGGAAAACCTATCTCCTACTGGATCAGTAGCCAGAACCAGCTCCTGCATCCCTGCAAACAACCCACTGGTCACGCAGCTTCTGCAGGGCAAAGAGGTTCCATTAGAGCAAATCCTCCCTAAACCGTTGTCTAAGGTGGAAGTAAAGGTATCAAACTCAGCGTCTGGCAGAAAGGGGAAGACGGCACACTCTGCTGAGCACAGGGGTGATAAACAGATGTCCCACCAGTTCAATGCATCGGGACAAACTGGAGTCTTTTCAGAGCAGCACTCGAGACATCACAGAGAACTCCCCGACAAGGAGACTCAGGAACAGATCCTCCAGGCTCTAATGCAGAGGAAAGTTCAGCAGAACCAGCCTTACAGCTGTTTGGAGCCTCAGCGCCCTCAGTTCCAAGGCCACCAACTGGTGCACACGGGATCTCATCAGAACCAATCCAGGATTTGTGTGGGCTTTTTGGGTCGTAAGAGGATGCCAAAACCTGCCATGACAGGACATTACCTGCTTAACGTGTCCACATACGGTCGAGGACCAGAGAGTAAAAGGATGCACCAGTCTGCTATCCCAAACACGTCTGTGTTTGGTTTAAAAAGGGAAAGTGTGGAAGGAGAGGATATGGTGAAGGAAGAAGAGCCAGCCCAGAAAGTTTTCTCCCCTGTGTCAGGGatgaaaacagagcagctggGATACTCACTAACCAAGTCTGAGGAAGCAGTGAGCTTTCAGCATTGCTCCCATATAAAGACTGAGTCTGGATCAGAGGACAACGCAGCTGGCACTGATAACAGCAGCAGTGCAATAGCCAAAGACACCAGCCCTTTTTCTCAGTTACACCGCAgacacctcctcctctgcaatAGTAATCAAGGAAACTCTGAGCCATATCTTACCCCAGTGGACCCAAGTCACCAGCAGTCATCTGCCTTTCAAACCCAGAGAGCACTTGACAGTCAGGAACCTGTGGTAGCATCGTGCTTTGGTGGCACTATCAGCATGTCTGTACCTCACACGTTAACCCATAACACTGCAGGCTCTGGCGTTTCAGCTTCCTCATCAGAGGCTGATAGCGGTGGCGTCCATGGTAGCGTCATGTCTTTCTCTGTGACCGTCACCACCATACCTGCTGGTCACTCGTTGGAACACAGCAACCAGGGCGAGGCCTCGCCTGAGCAGTCTTTCATAGAGCAAGCAAACATGGAGGACGTCCAGTCTAAATGCTACTGCCGACTGAAGGCCATGATCATGTGCAAAGGGTGCGGAGCCTTTTGCCACGATGACTGCATTGGCCCCTCGAAACTGTGCGTCTCATGTTTAGTGGTACGATGA
- the asxl2 gene encoding putative Polycomb group protein ASXL2 isoform X3 — protein MRERQKKKKGRTWAEAAKTVLEKYPNTPMSHKEILQVIQRERLKEIRSGTSPLACLNAMLHTNSRGEEGIFYKVPGRMGVYTLKKDISDVAKELSEEGSEESSDNLSDSRSSENNSNAITQESRRGRWMRRVPSKLQSQPSSPQPRCSSPSVPTSKLISPSQKHSKKALKQALKQQQQRNQRRQGGMPTTSSPRLLLKTIKDMADNITTKTGQIKRTKCKIDVETPDSILVNTNLRAIINKHTFSVLPPDCQQRLLKLLPEVDRQACMDGLLKVTSSALNNEFFTSAAQSWKERLAEGEFTPELQLRMRQEVEKEKKVEHWKEAFFENYYGENSGLSYEESKELTKADLNQESVRFQSPPDQTEPAAQALEETKGTKDSSQPDAIAKDMKPTQTSSPLRAPAVCITEPMKTRRSQYTEDCKLSTTAQAEPTPAVRTSEVERQAERSTTGSLPEKDEVKEEKTGLSQSPVKMSPTPKVSSELKEDQPTSAIKPAVESEEAISEPGGPSEPLKRKSLSETEGELTPEKRPRMSSVSSVSSVSSVSPPASCMSSPATPTSNTNQRVPPLKIPVSRILPLPVSPSQVSPRTPLPGPLSSPGRTGARTLADIKAKAQLARAQRAAAAAVSTASKGAVLCLGQGGGSGEQAQPSPSPSPTSPQAPSRLTATSSNTQSSTPSPRPLDSFCPLSPNRSQVSYSSKPDDIQKGYCGGTVSAGHHGILKSSNSSAQSSSVHTPKGQENLSPTGSVARTSSCIPANNPLVTQLLQGKEVPLEQILPKPLSKVEVKVSNSASGRKGKTAHSAEHRGDKQMSHQFNASGQTGVFSEQHSRHHRELPDKETQEQILQALMQRKVQQNQPYSCLEPQRPQFQGHQLVHTGSHQNQSRICVGFLGRKRMPKPAMTGHYLLNVSTYGRGPESKRMHQSAIPNTSVFGLKRESVEGEDMVKEEEPAQKVFSPVSGMKTEQLGYSLTKSEEAVSFQHCSHIKTESGSEDNAAGTDNSSSAIAKDTSPFSQLHRRHLLLCNSNQGNSEPYLTPVDPSHQQSSAFQTQRALDSQEPVVASCFGGTISMSVPHTLTHNTAGSGVSASSSEADSGGVHGSVMSFSVTVTTIPAGHSLEHSNQGEASPEQSFIEQANMEDVQSKCYCRLKAMIMCKGCGAFCHDDCIGPSKLCVSCLVVR, from the exons ATGAGGGAGcggcagaagaaaaagaagggcaGGACGTGGGCGGAAGCCGCCAAAACG GTTTTGGAGAAATACCCAAATACACCAATGAGCCATAAAGAGATCTTGCAGGTGATCCAAAGAGAAAGGCTTAAAGAAATAAG aag TGGAACCTCGCCGCTGGCATGTCTGAATGCAATGCTGCACACAAACTCTCGTGGTGAGGAGGGGATCTTTTACAAAGTTCCAGGCAGAATGGGAGTCTACACTTTAAAG AAGGACATCTCAGATGTGGCAAAGGAGCTGTCTGAGGAGGGCTCTGAGGAGAGCAGTGACAATCTTTCTGACTCCCgaagctcagaaaacaacagcaatgcTATCACtcaagagagcaggagaggacgGTGGATGCGGAGAG TTCCCTCCAAACTGCAGTCACAGCCGTCATCTCCGCAGCCTCGGTGTTCGTCGCCCTCTGTCCCCACCAGTAAGCTCATCTCTccctcacagaaacacagcaagaAAGCTTTGAAACAG GccttgaagcagcagcagcagagaaaccaaCGCAGACAGGGGGGGATGCCAACCACCTCCAGTCCCAGACTGCTTTTGAAAACCATCAAAGATATGGCTGACAACATTACTACAAAGACTG GGCAGATAAAACGTACAAAGTGTAAAATAGATGTGGAGACTCCAGACTCCATTCTGGTTAACACCAACCTGCGGGCAATCATCAACAAGCACACTTTCTCAGTCCTGCCTCCTGACTGCCAGCAGAGGCTGCTCAAACTTCTTCCTGAAGTTGACCGACAG GCTTGCATGGATGGACTCCTCAAGGTCACTAGCTCTGCCTTAAACAATGAGTTTTTTACGTCAGCAGCACAGTCGTGGAAAGAGAGGCTGGCTGAAG GGGAATTCACTCCAGAGTTGCAGCTACGGATGCGTCAAGAAGttgagaaggaaaagaaagttgAGCACTGGAAGGAGGCCTTCTTTGAAAACTATTATGGTGAAAA CTCTGGGCTCAGCTATGAGGAATCCAAAGAATTGACGAAGGCTGATCTGAATCAGGAGTCTGTCAGATTCCAGTCTCCCCCTGATCAGACAGAACCTGCTGCTCAAGCACTTGAGGAAACCAAGGGCACAAAGGACAGCAGCCAGCCTGATGCCATTGCTAAAGACATGAAGCCAACACAGACATCATCTCCTCTCAGGGCACCGGCAGTCTGCATCACAGAACCCATGAAGACACGGCGCTCACAATACACTGAGGATTGCAAGTTGAGCACAACGGCACAGGCTGAGCCAACACCTGCGGTGAGAACATCAGAGGTGGAGAGACAGGCTGAACGAAGTACAACTGGTTCACTGCCTGAGAAAGACgaagtgaaggaggaaaaaactgGACTCTCCCAGTCGCCTGTGAAGATGAGCCCTACACCAAAGGTTAGTTCAGAGTTAAAAGAGGATCAGCCAACGTCTGCAATTAAGCCTGCTGTGGAGAGCGAAGAGGCCATTTCTGAGCCTGGAGGCCCCTCAGAACCTCTAAAAAGGAAATCTCTCAGTGAGACGGAGGGTGAATTGACACCAGAGAAAAGGCCCCGTATGTCCTCAGTGTCTTCAGTCTCTTCAGTCTCCTCTGTATCTCCCCCAGCATCATGCATGTCTAGCCCTGCTACACCAACGTCAAATACAAATCAAAGGGTTCCACCACTGAAG ATCCCAGTGTCACGAATTCTTCCACTTCCTGTGTCACCAAGCCAAGTCTCACCCAGGACTCCGCTTCCAGGCCCACTAAGCAGCCCAGGCCGCACTGGTGCTCGCACATTGGCCGACATTAAAGCAAAAGCTCAGCTAGCTCGAGCACAACGAGCAGCGGCTGCAGCAGTATCAACTGCATCGAAGGGAGCAGTGCTGTGCCTGGGGCAAGGTGGAGGCAGTGGTGAGCAGGCACAGCCGTCACCCAGCCCCAGCCCAACATCTCCGCAGGCACCATCCAGGTTAACAGCCACCAGCAGCAACACTCAGAGCAGTACACCTTCTCCTCGCCCACTAGATTCATTTTGCCCACTTAGCCCAAACAGGTCTCAGGTATCTTATTCAAGCAAACCTGATGACATACAGAAAGGTTATTGTGGTGGGACTGTCAGTGCAGGACACCATGGCATCCTAAAGAGTTCAAATTCATCAGCACAGTCTTCCTCTGTGCACACACCGAAGGGACAGGAAAACCTATCTCCTACTGGATCAGTAGCCAGAACCAGCTCCTGCATCCCTGCAAACAACCCACTGGTCACGCAGCTTCTGCAGGGCAAAGAGGTTCCATTAGAGCAAATCCTCCCTAAACCGTTGTCTAAGGTGGAAGTAAAGGTATCAAACTCAGCGTCTGGCAGAAAGGGGAAGACGGCACACTCTGCTGAGCACAGGGGTGATAAACAGATGTCCCACCAGTTCAATGCATCGGGACAAACTGGAGTCTTTTCAGAGCAGCACTCGAGACATCACAGAGAACTCCCCGACAAGGAGACTCAGGAACAGATCCTCCAGGCTCTAATGCAGAGGAAAGTTCAGCAGAACCAGCCTTACAGCTGTTTGGAGCCTCAGCGCCCTCAGTTCCAAGGCCACCAACTGGTGCACACGGGATCTCATCAGAACCAATCCAGGATTTGTGTGGGCTTTTTGGGTCGTAAGAGGATGCCAAAACCTGCCATGACAGGACATTACCTGCTTAACGTGTCCACATACGGTCGAGGACCAGAGAGTAAAAGGATGCACCAGTCTGCTATCCCAAACACGTCTGTGTTTGGTTTAAAAAGGGAAAGTGTGGAAGGAGAGGATATGGTGAAGGAAGAAGAGCCAGCCCAGAAAGTTTTCTCCCCTGTGTCAGGGatgaaaacagagcagctggGATACTCACTAACCAAGTCTGAGGAAGCAGTGAGCTTTCAGCATTGCTCCCATATAAAGACTGAGTCTGGATCAGAGGACAACGCAGCTGGCACTGATAACAGCAGCAGTGCAATAGCCAAAGACACCAGCCCTTTTTCTCAGTTACACCGCAgacacctcctcctctgcaatAGTAATCAAGGAAACTCTGAGCCATATCTTACCCCAGTGGACCCAAGTCACCAGCAGTCATCTGCCTTTCAAACCCAGAGAGCACTTGACAGTCAGGAACCTGTGGTAGCATCGTGCTTTGGTGGCACTATCAGCATGTCTGTACCTCACACGTTAACCCATAACACTGCAGGCTCTGGCGTTTCAGCTTCCTCATCAGAGGCTGATAGCGGTGGCGTCCATGGTAGCGTCATGTCTTTCTCTGTGACCGTCACCACCATACCTGCTGGTCACTCGTTGGAACACAGCAACCAGGGCGAGGCCTCGCCTGAGCAGTCTTTCATAGAGCAAGCAAACATGGAGGACGTCCAGTCTAAATGCTACTGCCGACTGAAGGCCATGATCATGTGCAAAGGGTGCGGAGCCTTTTGCCACGATGACTGCATTGGCCCCTCGAAACTGTGCGTCTCATGTTTAGTGGTACGATGA
- the asxl2 gene encoding putative Polycomb group protein ASXL2 isoform X2, with protein sequence MRERQKKKKGRTWAEAAKTVLEKYPNTPMSHKEILQVIQRERLKEIRSGTSPLACLNAMLHTNSRGEEGIFYKVPGRMGVYTLKKDISDVAKELSEEGSEESSDNLSDSRSSENNSNAITQESRRGRWMRRVPSKLQSQPSSPQPRCSSPSVPTSKLISPSQKHSKKALKQALKQQQQRNQRRQGGMPTTSSPRLLLKTIKDMADNITTKTDLCHPVVPRKVSQRAGRLNAGQIKRTKCKIDVETPDSILVNTNLRAIINKHTFSVLPPDCQQRLLKLLPEVDRQACMDGLLKVTSSALNNEFFTSAAQSWKERLAEGEFTPELQLRMRQEVEKEKKVEHWKEAFFENYYGENSGLSYEESKELTKADLNQESVRFQSPPDQTEPAAQALEETKGTKDSSQPDAIAKDMKPTQTSSPLRAPAVCITEPMKTRRSQYTEDCKLSTTAQAEPTPAVRTSEVERQAERSTTGSLPEKDEVKEEKTGLSQSPVKMSPTPKVSSELKEDQPTSAIKPAVESEEAISEPGGPSEPLKRKSLSETEGELTPEKRPRMSSVSSVSSVSSVSPPASCMSSPATPTSNTNQRVPPLKIPVSRILPLPVSPSQVSPRTPLPGPLSSPGRTGARTLADIKAKAQLARAQRAAAAAVSTASKGAVLCLGQGGGSGEQAQPSPSPSPTSPQAPSRLTATSSNTQSSTPSPRPLDSFCPLSPNRSQVSYSSKPDDIQKGYCGGTVSAGHHGILKSSNSSAQSSSVHTPKGQENLSPTGSVARTSSCIPANNPLVTQLLQGKEVPLEQILPKPLSKVEVKVSNSASGRKGKTAHSAEHRGDKQMSHQFNASGQTGVFSEQHSRHHRELPDKETQEQILQALMQRKVQQNQPYSCLEPQRPQFQGHQLVHTGSHQNQSRICVGFLGRKRMPKPAMTGHYLLNVSTYGRGPESKRMHQSAIPNTSVFGLKRESVEGEDMVKEEEPAQKVFSPVSGMKTEQLGYSLTKSEEAVSFQHCSHIKTESGSEDNAAGTDNSSSAIAKDTSPFSQLHRRHLLLCNSNQGNSEPYLTPVDPSHQQSSAFQTQRALDSQEPVVASCFGGTISMSVPHTLTHNTAGSGVSASSSEADSGGVHGSVMSFSVTVTTIPAGHSLEHSNQGEASPEQSFIEQANMEDVQSKCYCRLKAMIMCKGCGAFCHDDCIGPSKLCVSCLVVR encoded by the exons ATGAGGGAGcggcagaagaaaaagaagggcaGGACGTGGGCGGAAGCCGCCAAAACG GTTTTGGAGAAATACCCAAATACACCAATGAGCCATAAAGAGATCTTGCAGGTGATCCAAAGAGAAAGGCTTAAAGAAATAAG aag TGGAACCTCGCCGCTGGCATGTCTGAATGCAATGCTGCACACAAACTCTCGTGGTGAGGAGGGGATCTTTTACAAAGTTCCAGGCAGAATGGGAGTCTACACTTTAAAG AAGGACATCTCAGATGTGGCAAAGGAGCTGTCTGAGGAGGGCTCTGAGGAGAGCAGTGACAATCTTTCTGACTCCCgaagctcagaaaacaacagcaatgcTATCACtcaagagagcaggagaggacgGTGGATGCGGAGAG TTCCCTCCAAACTGCAGTCACAGCCGTCATCTCCGCAGCCTCGGTGTTCGTCGCCCTCTGTCCCCACCAGTAAGCTCATCTCTccctcacagaaacacagcaagaAAGCTTTGAAACAG GccttgaagcagcagcagcagagaaaccaaCGCAGACAGGGGGGGATGCCAACCACCTCCAGTCCCAGACTGCTTTTGAAAACCATCAAAGATATGGCTGACAACATTACTACAAAGACTG ACTTATGCCACCCAGTTGTACCAAGGAAGGTCTCCCAGAGAGCAGGTCGCCTTAATGCAG GGCAGATAAAACGTACAAAGTGTAAAATAGATGTGGAGACTCCAGACTCCATTCTGGTTAACACCAACCTGCGGGCAATCATCAACAAGCACACTTTCTCAGTCCTGCCTCCTGACTGCCAGCAGAGGCTGCTCAAACTTCTTCCTGAAGTTGACCGACAG GCTTGCATGGATGGACTCCTCAAGGTCACTAGCTCTGCCTTAAACAATGAGTTTTTTACGTCAGCAGCACAGTCGTGGAAAGAGAGGCTGGCTGAAG GGGAATTCACTCCAGAGTTGCAGCTACGGATGCGTCAAGAAGttgagaaggaaaagaaagttgAGCACTGGAAGGAGGCCTTCTTTGAAAACTATTATGGTGAAAA CTCTGGGCTCAGCTATGAGGAATCCAAAGAATTGACGAAGGCTGATCTGAATCAGGAGTCTGTCAGATTCCAGTCTCCCCCTGATCAGACAGAACCTGCTGCTCAAGCACTTGAGGAAACCAAGGGCACAAAGGACAGCAGCCAGCCTGATGCCATTGCTAAAGACATGAAGCCAACACAGACATCATCTCCTCTCAGGGCACCGGCAGTCTGCATCACAGAACCCATGAAGACACGGCGCTCACAATACACTGAGGATTGCAAGTTGAGCACAACGGCACAGGCTGAGCCAACACCTGCGGTGAGAACATCAGAGGTGGAGAGACAGGCTGAACGAAGTACAACTGGTTCACTGCCTGAGAAAGACgaagtgaaggaggaaaaaactgGACTCTCCCAGTCGCCTGTGAAGATGAGCCCTACACCAAAGGTTAGTTCAGAGTTAAAAGAGGATCAGCCAACGTCTGCAATTAAGCCTGCTGTGGAGAGCGAAGAGGCCATTTCTGAGCCTGGAGGCCCCTCAGAACCTCTAAAAAGGAAATCTCTCAGTGAGACGGAGGGTGAATTGACACCAGAGAAAAGGCCCCGTATGTCCTCAGTGTCTTCAGTCTCTTCAGTCTCCTCTGTATCTCCCCCAGCATCATGCATGTCTAGCCCTGCTACACCAACGTCAAATACAAATCAAAGGGTTCCACCACTGAAG ATCCCAGTGTCACGAATTCTTCCACTTCCTGTGTCACCAAGCCAAGTCTCACCCAGGACTCCGCTTCCAGGCCCACTAAGCAGCCCAGGCCGCACTGGTGCTCGCACATTGGCCGACATTAAAGCAAAAGCTCAGCTAGCTCGAGCACAACGAGCAGCGGCTGCAGCAGTATCAACTGCATCGAAGGGAGCAGTGCTGTGCCTGGGGCAAGGTGGAGGCAGTGGTGAGCAGGCACAGCCGTCACCCAGCCCCAGCCCAACATCTCCGCAGGCACCATCCAGGTTAACAGCCACCAGCAGCAACACTCAGAGCAGTACACCTTCTCCTCGCCCACTAGATTCATTTTGCCCACTTAGCCCAAACAGGTCTCAGGTATCTTATTCAAGCAAACCTGATGACATACAGAAAGGTTATTGTGGTGGGACTGTCAGTGCAGGACACCATGGCATCCTAAAGAGTTCAAATTCATCAGCACAGTCTTCCTCTGTGCACACACCGAAGGGACAGGAAAACCTATCTCCTACTGGATCAGTAGCCAGAACCAGCTCCTGCATCCCTGCAAACAACCCACTGGTCACGCAGCTTCTGCAGGGCAAAGAGGTTCCATTAGAGCAAATCCTCCCTAAACCGTTGTCTAAGGTGGAAGTAAAGGTATCAAACTCAGCGTCTGGCAGAAAGGGGAAGACGGCACACTCTGCTGAGCACAGGGGTGATAAACAGATGTCCCACCAGTTCAATGCATCGGGACAAACTGGAGTCTTTTCAGAGCAGCACTCGAGACATCACAGAGAACTCCCCGACAAGGAGACTCAGGAACAGATCCTCCAGGCTCTAATGCAGAGGAAAGTTCAGCAGAACCAGCCTTACAGCTGTTTGGAGCCTCAGCGCCCTCAGTTCCAAGGCCACCAACTGGTGCACACGGGATCTCATCAGAACCAATCCAGGATTTGTGTGGGCTTTTTGGGTCGTAAGAGGATGCCAAAACCTGCCATGACAGGACATTACCTGCTTAACGTGTCCACATACGGTCGAGGACCAGAGAGTAAAAGGATGCACCAGTCTGCTATCCCAAACACGTCTGTGTTTGGTTTAAAAAGGGAAAGTGTGGAAGGAGAGGATATGGTGAAGGAAGAAGAGCCAGCCCAGAAAGTTTTCTCCCCTGTGTCAGGGatgaaaacagagcagctggGATACTCACTAACCAAGTCTGAGGAAGCAGTGAGCTTTCAGCATTGCTCCCATATAAAGACTGAGTCTGGATCAGAGGACAACGCAGCTGGCACTGATAACAGCAGCAGTGCAATAGCCAAAGACACCAGCCCTTTTTCTCAGTTACACCGCAgacacctcctcctctgcaatAGTAATCAAGGAAACTCTGAGCCATATCTTACCCCAGTGGACCCAAGTCACCAGCAGTCATCTGCCTTTCAAACCCAGAGAGCACTTGACAGTCAGGAACCTGTGGTAGCATCGTGCTTTGGTGGCACTATCAGCATGTCTGTACCTCACACGTTAACCCATAACACTGCAGGCTCTGGCGTTTCAGCTTCCTCATCAGAGGCTGATAGCGGTGGCGTCCATGGTAGCGTCATGTCTTTCTCTGTGACCGTCACCACCATACCTGCTGGTCACTCGTTGGAACACAGCAACCAGGGCGAGGCCTCGCCTGAGCAGTCTTTCATAGAGCAAGCAAACATGGAGGACGTCCAGTCTAAATGCTACTGCCGACTGAAGGCCATGATCATGTGCAAAGGGTGCGGAGCCTTTTGCCACGATGACTGCATTGGCCCCTCGAAACTGTGCGTCTCATGTTTAGTGGTACGATGA